AAAAAAGATAATTTTAAAATTTACACTTTTAAATACGTAGCGCAAAAAGCTGACATAATCTTTCTGTTACTTCCAGATCATCTTCATAAGACAGTTTATAAAGATGTATTAGAAAAGCACTTGAAAACTGGATCTAGCATTATAGTTGCACATGGATATTCTCTATATTTTAAAGAGCTTAAAATTTCAAAAAACTTTAATTGGTTTTTACTTGCACCAAGATTACCTGGACCACCTCAAAGAGATCTTTATCTGCAAAAAAAAAAAATCCCAGCGTTTTATTCAGATATATATCTTAGAAAGCCAGAGAATATAAAAATAATAAAAAAATTATCTAAAGATTTAAAATTTGCTTTAGATAAAGATATGAGAACTAATTATGTTGAAGAGACAGAACTAGACTTATTCCTTGAACAATATGTAATTCCAAAGATAATTTTTACATTTGAACAAAGTTTTAACTTTTTAAAAAAAAAAGGGTTTAATAAAAAAGTGATGATAATGGATCTGTATGGATCAGGTGAAGTGGCTGATCAAATTTATAGAGCAGCCAAGGTTGGATTGCATCAGATTTGGCAAAATGAAGCCTCTCCAACCTGTAGATTTGGTGTAATGAAAAGTATTAAAAAATTTGAAAAACAAAAATATAAAGAATTTAAGTTAATGGATAACGTTCTTAAAAATATAAGATCTGGCGATTTTAATAAAGAATTAAATTTAGAATATAGATCAGATTTACAAAGTTTAAAAAAGTTTGACAAGAAAAATAATGAAAGTATTTTTTATAAAACGCTTCTTTCAATTAATAAAGTTTTAAAATGAAAAACCTTTTCTTAACAGGTGGAAGTTCTGGAATTGGATACTCAGTTTTACAAAAATTTAGTGCTCAGAACTGGAATGTATATTCTACATATAACACTAATAAATTGAAAATTAAAAGTTTAAAAAAAAATTTTTCGAATGTTAAATTTTATAATCTTAATTTGTATTCAAATAGTTCAATAGATAAAGTTACAAACAAAATAAAAAGTAATTTAGATGGAATAATTCTTAATGCGTCAGATACCATTTTCATTCCAATAAACGATTATAAAAAACTCACACCTAAGCTTTTTAACAAATATGTAAATATTAATTTAATTGCTCAATATAGATTGATTTATAATTTAATACCAAAACTAAATAATAAATCTAATATTATCTTAATATCTTCCATAGCATCTAAAAATGGTATTGGAAGTAATCTAGCTTATTCGTGT
The Candidatus Pelagibacter sp. RS40 DNA segment above includes these coding regions:
- a CDS encoding NAD(P)-binding domain-containing protein: MKKIIGIFGYGSQGRAHALNLRDSGNNVLIANIEDKYQKRAKKDNFKIYTFKYVAQKADIIFLLLPDHLHKTVYKDVLEKHLKTGSSIIVAHGYSLYFKELKISKNFNWFLLAPRLPGPPQRDLYLQKKKIPAFYSDIYLRKPENIKIIKKLSKDLKFALDKDMRTNYVEETELDLFLEQYVIPKIIFTFEQSFNFLKKKGFNKKVMIMDLYGSGEVADQIYRAAKVGLHQIWQNEASPTCRFGVMKSIKKFEKQKYKEFKLMDNVLKNIRSGDFNKELNLEYRSDLQSLKKFDKKNNESIFYKTLLSINKVLK
- a CDS encoding SDR family oxidoreductase, whose protein sequence is MKNLFLTGGSSGIGYSVLQKFSAQNWNVYSTYNTNKLKIKSLKKNFSNVKFYNLNLYSNSSIDKVTNKIKSNLDGIILNASDTIFIPINDYKKLTPKLFNKYVNINLIAQYRLIYNLIPKLNNKSNIILISSIASKNGIGSNLAYSCSKAGINNLAKSLSRALGDRVQINCIAPGLMRTNFTSKFTESYFQNYILKTPSKKLTTPDDIANIAFSICSSFKNFTGQTIFVDGGVS